Proteins from one Bacteroides zhangwenhongii genomic window:
- a CDS encoding glycosyltransferase family 2 protein, protein MIKLAIVSPCYNEEEVLEQSAARLTALFDELVGKEKISADSFVLFVNDGSKDRTWNIIKKLHKENPYVKGMNLARNVGHQSAIMAGMMTAKDWSDAVVTIDADLQDDLNAIEEMIDAYTAGYDVVYGVKVSRQADPLLKRLSATAFYKLQRRMGVESIYNHADFRFLSRRVLEQLSHYQERNLYLRGIIPLLGFPSTTVDDVIRERTAGSSKYTLRKMLGLALDGITSFSVKPIYGIVYLGIIFVFISILIGFYVLYSLIAGTAEHGWASLMLSVWFVGGVVLMSIGAVGLYIGKIYKEVKHRPLYNVEEVLCDEDKQSH, encoded by the coding sequence ATGATTAAATTGGCAATTGTGTCTCCCTGCTATAATGAGGAAGAAGTGTTGGAACAGTCAGCCGCCCGTTTGACAGCCTTGTTTGATGAGCTGGTTGGGAAGGAAAAGATCAGTGCGGACAGCTTCGTGCTTTTTGTAAATGATGGTAGCAAGGACCGTACGTGGAACATTATCAAGAAGCTGCATAAGGAGAATCCTTACGTGAAAGGAATGAATCTGGCGCGGAACGTAGGTCACCAGAGCGCTATCATGGCAGGGATGATGACTGCCAAAGACTGGAGTGACGCCGTTGTTACCATTGATGCGGATTTGCAGGATGACCTGAATGCGATAGAGGAAATGATTGATGCTTATACAGCCGGTTACGATGTGGTGTACGGAGTGAAGGTCTCCCGCCAGGCCGACCCGTTGTTGAAACGTCTCTCCGCTACGGCTTTCTACAAACTGCAGCGCAGGATGGGAGTGGAATCCATTTATAACCATGCCGATTTCCGCTTTCTGAGCCGGAGGGTACTGGAACAGTTGTCACATTATCAAGAGCGTAATCTATACCTGCGCGGCATTATTCCTCTGTTGGGCTTTCCTTCTACTACGGTGGACGACGTGATTCGGGAACGCACAGCCGGAAGCTCTAAATATACTCTGCGGAAAATGCTGGGACTGGCTCTCGACGGAATAACCTCCTTCTCGGTGAAGCCGATTTATGGCATTGTCTATTTGGGTATTATCTTTGTCTTTATCAGCATTCTGATCGGTTTTTATGTCCTTTATTCGTTGATTGCGGGAACGGCGGAACATGGCTGGGCCTCTCTGATGTTATCCGTATGGTTTGTAGGCGGTGTCGTCCTGATGTCAATCGGTGCGGTAGGGCTGTACATCGGAAAGATATATAAAGAGGTGAAACATCGTCCGCTTTATAATGTAGAAGAGGTGTTATGCGATGAGGATAAACAAAGTCATTAA
- a CDS encoding GtrA family protein has protein sequence MRINKVIKETWEQHPDWQEKFWQFMRFGIVGTISSAIHYGVYCLVLLAANPTLSFTAGYAVGFVCNYFLTTFFTFRSKPSSRNAVGFGFSHLLNYLLEVGLLNLFLWIGFGEFLAPILVLIVVVPINFLILHFVYTYKNKQ, from the coding sequence ATGAGGATAAACAAAGTCATTAAAGAGACATGGGAACAACACCCGGACTGGCAGGAGAAATTCTGGCAGTTTATGCGTTTTGGCATCGTCGGTACGATATCTTCGGCGATTCACTATGGCGTATATTGTCTGGTGCTGTTGGCAGCCAATCCGACGCTTTCTTTTACGGCAGGTTATGCAGTCGGATTTGTCTGTAACTATTTTCTAACTACATTCTTTACATTCCGTTCCAAACCCTCATCGCGCAACGCCGTCGGGTTTGGTTTTAGTCATTTACTCAATTATCTGCTTGAGGTAGGTTTGCTGAACCTTTTCCTGTGGATCGGATTCGGTGAGTTTCTCGCTCCTATATTGGTGCTTATCGTAGTCGTTCCCATCAATTTCCTGATTCTTCACTTCGTATATACTTATAAAAATAAACAGTAG